The following proteins are co-located in the Takifugu flavidus isolate HTHZ2018 chromosome 16, ASM371156v2, whole genome shotgun sequence genome:
- the stx11a gene encoding syntaxin-11a, which translates to MRDRLLELLTSDLPAHEFTVEENQSGEDVEEQVEQIIVFDDQETMNGLHREVQALRKEMQLLQMDVRRLGKQNTRFLTSVRRISSIKRDSNALRRDIKDRINGLYACMEKLRQQGKEPENSPAVARMVQLQCESLTATFYEIIYEYNEAEMAQRENCMTRIQRQANIMGKELSKEQIEEMIETGKVNMFSDNVLLEGRSAKSALSEIESRHKELLELESRIREIQELFFQMAHLVEEQGYKLDNIEANMLLTKDYVAKAQVHVRKAVRYKRSHPCKKLFCCCFPCCA; encoded by the coding sequence ATGAGGGACCGACTGCTTgagctgctgacctctgacctcccagcCCATGAGTTTACGGTTGAGGAGAACCAAAGCGGCGAAGATGTGGAGGAGCAAGTGGAGCAGATTATCGTCTTTGATGACCAGGAGACGATGAACGGGCTTCACAGAGAGGTGCAGGCATTGAGGAAGGAGATGCAGCTGCTCCAAATGGACGTGAGGCGTCTGGGGAAACAGAACACCAGGTTCCTCACATCAGTCAGGAGGATCAGCAGCATCAAACGGGACTCGAATGCGCTCCGTCGGGACATCAAGGACAGGATCAACGGCCTGTACGCTTGTATGGAGAAACTGAGGCAGCaaggaaaggagccagagaaTTCTCCTGCTGTGGCTCGCATGGTGCAGTTGCAGTGCGAGTCGTTGACCGCCACTTTCTACGAGATCATATATGAGTACAACGAGGCTGAGATGGCCCAGAGGGAGAACTGTATGACCCGCATCCAGAGGCAAGCCAACATCATGGGGAAGGAGCTGAGCAAGGAGCAGATCGAAGAGATGATCGAGACGGGCAAAGTCAACATGTTCTCTGACAACGTCCTGCTGGAGGGGAGGAGCGCCAAGTCAGCGCTCAGCGAGATAGAGAGCCGGCataaggagctgctggagctggagagccgGATCAGGGAAATCCAAGAGCTTTTCTTCCAGATGGCTcacctggtggaggagcagggcTACAAACTGGACAACATCGAAGCGAACATGCTGCTGACTAAGGATTATGTGGCCAAGGCCCAAGTTCATGTGAGGAAGGCTGTGAGATACAAGAGAAGCCATCCGTGCAAGAAGCTCTTTTGCTGTTGCTTCCCTTGCTGCGCATAA
- the LOC130539916 gene encoding syntaxin-11-like: MRDRLTHLHQVQSSSDGFSTVELENFGECEEAGASNPDQHMDSVLQEAQQVRLEIQAIQNDISELRDVNYQTLNKTSFPTVTKRDSNQIGMDVKRRGEAVLHRLQMMNGLREELEAERGSADPTARIARTQYQWLSSALQQVMFSYNNAEMSHREACKQQIHRQLEVVGKEVTKEELEEMLENGELNVFCPQVEGKTARSALLQIENRHRELLELERRIQGIQELFLDVAVLVEQQGAVVDNIQNSVQASESIVQDGVAQLAKARQSDKNNPFKRMFCGCFPCYY, from the coding sequence aTGAGAGACAGACTGACGCACCTCCATCAGGTGCAGAGCAGCTCTGATGGGTTCAGCACAGTGGAGCTGGAAAACTTTGGAGAATGTGAGGAAGCGGGAGCATCTAACCCTGACCAGCACATGGACAGCGTCCTTCAGGAGGCCCAGCAGGTACGTCTGGAGATCCAGGCGATCCAGAATGACATCAGCGAGCTCAGAGATGTCAACTACCAGACCTTGAACAAGACCTCGTTCCCCACCGTCACGAAACGGGACTCCAACCAAATTGGGATGGATGTGAAGCGTAGGGGTGAAGCCGTGCTGCACCGCCTGCAGATGATGAATGGCCTCAGGGAGGAACTTGAGGCTGAGCGCGGCAGCGCTGACCCCACAGCGCGCATTGCTCGAACCCAGTACCAGTGGCTCAGCAGTGCTCTCCAGCAAGTGATGTTCAGCTACAATAATGCAGAGATGAGCCACAGGGAGGCCTGCAAACAGCAGATCCACagacagttggaggtggtgggcaAGGAGGTCaccaaagaggagctggaggagatgctggagaatGGGGAGTTGAACGTATTCTGCCCCCAGGTGGAGGGCAAAACCGCCCGCTCAGCTCTCCTGCAGATTGAGAACCGacacagagagctgctggagctggagcggagGATCCAGGGCATCCAGGAGCTCTTCCTGGATGTGGCTGTTCTCGTAGAGCAGCAGGGAGCTGTTGTGGACAACATCCAGAACAGTGTCCAGGCCTCTGAATCGATCGTCCAGGATGGCGTGGCTCAGCTGGCCAAAGCCAGACAGTCTGATAAAAACAACCCTTTCAAGAGAATGTTTTGTGGCTGTTTTCCATGTTATTACTAA